One genomic window of Halolamina sediminis includes the following:
- a CDS encoding DUF4349 domain-containing protein yields MRGKRPLAAVGVALLLVLAGCAGGGNPGDGATQAALGGDEPEYQQATGTAAEADSESASASNRMRIYTAKLTVRVDEFEPSRSNLSTAAEAHGGYVGNSQITSNDWDDATYRDGRFTYRVPAENYSAFLEEVRAEGTVVREEENVQDVTGQHADLEARLSNLRAERDRLRELYEEANDTEDVLAVQRELSDVQGEIESIEARLESLENRVAYATVTVELREERPDDPVNTENWYDTGVIAAFLESVDGAVVALRAAVVGLAYALPYLIAFGVPLFGLGLVFKRYVVGDRSIRGGGGGESPVDEGDEPPNEGEG; encoded by the coding sequence ATGCGAGGCAAACGGCCGCTCGCCGCCGTCGGGGTCGCGCTCCTGCTCGTGCTCGCGGGCTGTGCGGGCGGGGGGAACCCCGGCGACGGCGCCACGCAGGCGGCGCTAGGCGGCGACGAGCCCGAGTACCAGCAAGCGACCGGAACGGCCGCGGAGGCCGACAGCGAGAGCGCGTCCGCGAGCAACCGGATGCGGATCTACACCGCCAAGCTCACCGTCCGCGTCGACGAGTTCGAGCCGAGCCGGTCGAACCTCTCGACCGCGGCCGAGGCCCACGGCGGCTACGTCGGAAACTCACAGATCACGAGCAACGACTGGGACGACGCGACCTACCGCGACGGCCGCTTCACCTACCGCGTGCCCGCGGAGAACTACTCCGCGTTCCTCGAGGAAGTGCGGGCTGAGGGCACCGTCGTCCGTGAGGAGGAGAACGTACAGGACGTGACCGGTCAGCACGCCGACCTCGAAGCCCGGCTCTCGAACCTCCGCGCCGAGCGCGATCGGCTCCGCGAGCTGTACGAGGAGGCCAACGACACCGAGGACGTGCTGGCGGTCCAACGCGAGCTCTCGGACGTGCAGGGCGAGATCGAGTCGATCGAGGCCCGGCTGGAGTCGCTTGAGAACCGCGTCGCATACGCCACGGTGACCGTCGAACTCCGCGAGGAACGCCCCGACGATCCGGTCAATACCGAGAACTGGTACGACACCGGCGTGATCGCCGCGTTCCTCGAATCCGTCGACGGCGCCGTAGTCGCGCTCCGAGCCGCGGTAGTCGGGCTGGCGTACGCCCTCCCGTACCTGATCGCGTTCGGCGTGCCGCTGTTCGGCCTCGGACTGGTGTTCAAGCGCTACGTCGTCGGTGACAGGTCGATACGCGGCGGTGGCGGGGGAGAGTCGCCGGTCGACGAGGGCGACGAGCCACCGAACGAGGGCGAAGGGTAG